In Armatimonadota bacterium, a single window of DNA contains:
- a CDS encoding penicillin acylase family protein has translation MCREEVVVRLLRLLAVLGLVVLLLLAGGTVYLVRRPFPQIQGTLILAGLTAPVEVVRDRWGLPHIFAQGARDLFFAQGYVHAQDRLWQMELFRRTSAGRLSELFGPTTLQVDRLMRVVGLRRAAQATWAAAAGDPAMAEAVEAAQAYSEGVNAFISSHRHRLPLEFVILRAQPEPWTPVDSLAFGKLMAWVLGGNWRAEVLRAALVEGFGPEGAEALLPQQFPGAPAILGHAGRRAHRATVAAPTAAPAAGAEPLAGASLLAGSPGTGSNSWVVAPARSASGGALLANDPHLDAQMPSIWHIDHLAGGAYNVIGVAFPGVPGIIIGHNRHIAWGLTNAMEDTQDLYLERFHFADPTLYLFRGRWERARVIREEINVRGRRDPETIHVRLTRHGPILNPAIEGLKGFVALRWAALEPDRLLAALLGVNRASSWEEFRAALRHWSAPAQNVVYADRAGNIGYVMPGRLPRRGAGHDGRLPVPGWSGEYEWQGFLSPQELPALFNPPRGYIVTANNRVAPPDYPHLLGTAYDIGVRALRITSLLEAEPRLDLERMARIQLDQTSPLAQRFVAAWQEVRIGDPDLAALFAEITRWDGRLSADSRPALLYQALLLELLRTLFEETLGSELFRRYLHTQAAVLRLLQLSEDPDDPWWGEGRDRTIEEALRRTVRDLERRLGPDRSRWRWGRVHTLALEHPLGRVRVLAPVFNGPAPATGGDTFTVNVATYDPEMPYRQVVVPSMRLLVDTGNWETARIIHTTGQSGLPFHRHYRDLTALWARGEYIPLLYARPAIAAAAEGVLTLRPP, from the coding sequence GTGTGCAGGGAAGAGGTGGTCGTGCGCCTCCTGCGCCTGTTAGCAGTGCTGGGGCTGGTGGTCCTGCTGCTCCTGGCCGGCGGAACGGTCTACCTGGTGCGGCGCCCCTTCCCCCAGATCCAGGGCACGCTGATCCTGGCCGGACTGACTGCGCCGGTGGAGGTGGTCCGCGACCGCTGGGGCCTGCCCCACATCTTCGCCCAGGGTGCCCGTGACCTCTTCTTCGCCCAGGGGTACGTGCACGCGCAGGACCGCCTCTGGCAGATGGAGCTCTTCCGCCGCACCTCCGCCGGCCGCCTCTCGGAACTGTTTGGTCCAACGACGCTGCAGGTGGACCGCCTGATGCGCGTGGTCGGCCTGCGTCGCGCCGCCCAGGCCACCTGGGCAGCGGCGGCCGGCGACCCGGCCATGGCGGAGGCGGTGGAGGCGGCGCAGGCGTACAGCGAGGGCGTTAACGCCTTCATCTCCTCCCACCGCCACCGCCTGCCCCTGGAGTTTGTCATCCTGCGGGCACAACCCGAGCCCTGGACGCCGGTGGACAGCCTGGCCTTCGGGAAGCTCATGGCCTGGGTGCTGGGCGGGAACTGGCGCGCCGAGGTCCTGCGGGCTGCGCTGGTCGAGGGGTTTGGCCCGGAGGGCGCGGAGGCACTGCTGCCACAGCAGTTCCCCGGGGCACCGGCGATTCTCGGTCACGCCGGCCGCCGCGCCCACCGCGCCACGGTGGCAGCACCTACGGCAGCCCCTGCGGCTGGTGCGGAGCCTTTGGCAGGCGCCTCCCTCCTGGCGGGGTCTCCTGGTACCGGCAGCAACAGCTGGGTAGTCGCTCCGGCCCGCTCCGCCAGCGGCGGCGCGCTGCTGGCCAACGACCCGCACCTGGACGCACAGATGCCCTCCATCTGGCACATCGACCACCTGGCCGGTGGGGCCTATAACGTCATCGGGGTGGCCTTCCCCGGGGTCCCCGGGATCATCATCGGGCACAACCGGCACATCGCCTGGGGCCTGACCAATGCCATGGAGGATACCCAGGACCTCTACCTGGAACGTTTCCACTTCGCCGACCCCACCCTTTACCTCTTCCGCGGCCGCTGGGAGCGAGCGCGGGTCATCCGTGAGGAGATCAATGTGAGGGGGCGGCGGGACCCCGAGACGATCCACGTGCGCCTCACCCGCCACGGCCCCATCCTCAATCCCGCCATCGAGGGGCTCAAGGGGTTTGTGGCCCTGCGCTGGGCGGCCCTGGAGCCGGACCGACTCTTGGCCGCCCTGCTGGGGGTCAACCGGGCGTCCTCCTGGGAGGAGTTCCGCGCCGCGCTGCGCCACTGGTCCGCTCCAGCCCAGAACGTCGTTTACGCCGACCGCGCGGGCAACATCGGCTACGTCATGCCGGGCCGCCTCCCGCGGCGGGGGGCCGGCCACGACGGCCGCTTACCGGTGCCGGGGTGGAGCGGAGAGTACGAGTGGCAGGGCTTCCTTTCCCCCCAGGAGCTCCCCGCCCTCTTTAACCCGCCGCGGGGATACATCGTCACCGCCAACAACCGGGTCGCCCCCCCGGACTACCCGCACCTCCTGGGGACGGCGTATGACATCGGCGTACGCGCTTTGCGCATCACCTCCCTCCTGGAGGCCGAACCGCGTCTGGACCTGGAACGGATGGCCCGCATCCAGCTGGACCAGACCTCCCCGCTGGCGCAGCGGTTCGTCGCCGCCTGGCAGGAGGTACGCATCGGCGACCCGGACCTGGCCGCGCTCTTTGCCGAGATCACCCGCTGGGACGGCCGGCTCTCTGCCGACAGCCGGCCCGCCCTCCTCTACCAGGCACTCCTGCTGGAACTGCTGCGCACGCTCTTCGAAGAGACGCTGGGGTCGGAGCTCTTCCGCCGCTACCTGCACACGCAGGCGGCGGTATTGCGCCTGCTCCAGTTGAGCGAGGACCCGGACGATCCATGGTGGGGCGAGGGGCGGGACCGGACCATCGAGGAGGCCCTGCGCCGCACGGTGAGGGACCTGGAGCGCCGCCTTGGCCCGGACCGCAGCAGGTGGCGCTGGGGAAGGGTGCACACCCTGGCCCTGGAGCATCCCCTGGGGCGCGTGCGCGTGCTGGCACCGGTCTTCAACGGGCCCGCCCCGGCCACCGGCGGCGACACCTTCACCGTCAACGTGGCCACCTACGACCCCGAGATGCCCTACCGCCAGGTGGTGGTTCCCTCCATGCGCCTGCTGGTCGACACCGGCAACTGGGAGACGGCCCGCATCATCCACACCACCGGCCAGAGCGGGCTTCCCTTCCACCGCCACTACCGCGACCTGACGGCGCTGTGGGCGCGCGGCGAGTACATCCCCCTGCTCTACGCCCGGCCAGCCATCGCCGCGGCGGCGGAGGGTGTGCTCACCCTGCGGCCGCCGTGA